From a region of the Triticum aestivum cultivar Chinese Spring chromosome 7D, IWGSC CS RefSeq v2.1, whole genome shotgun sequence genome:
- the LOC123166452 gene encoding alpha carbonic anhydrase 7, which yields MRPSRDLRLAALVLLFSASVLHPAARAQQETDQEEEFSYSLDAENGPAHWGDIKEEWSACGKGNMQSPIDLASPRVSLVRGLGYLNHSYSPANATIVNRGHDIMLKFEGDAGSVSIDGTPYFLQQLHWHSPTEHSVNGRRYDMELHMFHESAQGKAAVIGVFYEIGAHDAFLHKLEPYLEMIADRKDREEKMGMMDPRGARGKASVYYRYVGSLTTPPCSEGVIWTIVKRVRTVSRHQLELLREAVHDDMEKNARPRQEVNSRDISMFRPFQQNRH from the exons ATGCGTCCATCTCGGGACCTCCGGCTGGCCGCGCTCGTCCTGCTCTTCTCGGCCTCCGTCCTCCACCCAGCAGCCAGAGCCCAGCAGGAGACCGACCAGGAGGAGGAGTTCAGCTACTCGCTGGACGCGGAGAACGGGCCGGCGCACTGGGGCGACATCAAGGAAGAGTGGTCGGCATGCGGCAAGGGGAATATGCAGTCGCCCATCGACCTCGCCAGCCCGCGCGTCTCCCTCGTGCGCGGCCTCGGCTACCTCAACCACTCCTACTCCCCCGCCAATGCCACCATCGTCAACCGCGGCCACGACATCATGCTCAAGTTCGAGGGCGACGCCGGGAGTGTCTCCATAGACGGCACGCCCTACTTCCTCCAGCAGCTGCACTGGCATTCGCCCACCGAGCACAGCGTCAACGGCCGCCGGTACGACATGGAGCTGCACATGTTCCACGAGAGCGCCCAGGGCAAGGCCGCCGTCATCGGCGTCTTCTACGAGATCGGCGCCCACGACGCCTTCCTCCACAAG CTGGAGCCATACCTGGAGATGATAGCGGATCGGAAGGACAGGGAGGAGAAAATGGGGATGATGGACCCGAGGGGCGCAAGGGGAAAGGCCAGCGTGTACTACCGCTACGTGGGCTCTCTCACCACCCCGCCCTGCTCGGAAGGTGTCATCTGGACCATCGTCAAGAGG GTCCGCACCGTGTCGAGGCACCAGCTGGAGCTTCTCCGGGAGGCCGTCCATGAC GACATGGAGAAGAACGCGAGGCCCCGTCAGGAGGTGAACAGCAGAGATATCAGCATGTTCCGGCCTTTTCAGCAAAATAGACATTGA